Proteins co-encoded in one Triplophysa dalaica isolate WHDGS20190420 chromosome 16, ASM1584641v1, whole genome shotgun sequence genomic window:
- the stc2a gene encoding stanniocalcin-2a, with amino-acid sequence MFIKFALALLLFSVLGEVVGTDNVDVHESQPEKPASQKGRLSLQNTAEIQHCLVSAGDVGCGVFECFENNSCEIRGLQEICMTFLHNAGKFDSQGKSFIKDALRCMAHGLRHKFSCISRKCLAIKEMVFQLQRECYMKHNLCSAAKDNVNVMVEMIHFQDLFPKGPYVELVNILLSCGEDVKEAIIRSVRLQCEQNWGALCDSLSFCSSIPTAPASGPSGGIERRQGSSHSEGEHHKGSRQGDKDKPGKGGFNSHTRSRSQSPRRTGLDAAEDSKISDIRR; translated from the exons ATGTTCATCAAATTTGCACTAGCTCTGCTgcttttctcagtgttgggggAAGTGGTGGGAACGGATAACGTTGATGTCCACGAGAGTCAACCCGAGAAACCGGCGAGTCAGAAAGGACGTCTCTCGTTGCAGAATACAG CGGAGATCCAGCACTGCCTTGTAAGTGCGGGAGACGTGGGCTGCGGCGTGTTCGAGTGCTTCGAGAACAACTCCTGTGAAATCCGGGGCCTGCAGGAAATCTGCATGACCTTCCTGCACAATGCTGGCAAGTTCGACTCACAG GGAAAGTCTTTTATCAAGGATGCACTCAGGTGCATGGCACACGGGTTAAGGCACAAGTTCAGCTGCATCAGCCGAAAATGCTTGGCCATAAAGGAGATGGTGTTCCAGCTTCAACGCGAGTGCTACATGAAACACAACCTCTGCTCAGCTGCTAAAGACAACGTCAATGTCATGGTGGAGATGATACATTTCCAGGACTTGTTTCCTAAAGG GCCGTATGTAGAGCTGGTGAACATCTTGCTGAGCTGCGGAGAGGATGTGAAGGAGGCTATAATCAGGAGTGTACGACTGCAATGCGAGCAGAACTGGGGCGCTTTGTGCGACAGCCTGAGCTTTTGTTCGTCAATCCCCACGGCTCCAGCGTCAGGGCCCTCGGGAGGCATCGAGCGACGTCAAGGTTCCTCTCATTCAGAGGGGGAGCACCACAAAGGCTCTCGACAAGGAGACAAGGACAAACCTGGCAAGGGTGGATTCAACTCGCACACGAGAAGTCGGAGCCAAAGCCCTCGGCGCACCGGGTTAGACGCTGCTGAAGATTCAAAGATCAGCGACATTCGGAGGTGA